The following coding sequences lie in one Spirosoma sp. KUDC1026 genomic window:
- a CDS encoding ABC transporter ATP-binding protein, translating to MSILHVENLTKTYTSGGRDLTVLHNVNFTLEHGDTFAIVGPSGSGKTTLLGLCAGLDRASSGSVYLNDIRLDTLTEDQRAAVRNQHVGFIFQNFQLLPTLTALENVMVPLELRGGPRLGEKGVQKTAQSLLERVGLGSRGHHYPTQLSGGEQQRVSLARAFANRPKLLFADEPTGNLDADTSATVEELLFELNREAGTTLVLVTHDLELAAKTGRTIQIRGGQLVSDSRVHI from the coding sequence ATGAGCATTTTACACGTCGAAAATTTAACGAAAACCTATACGAGTGGCGGCCGTGACTTGACGGTTCTCCATAACGTAAATTTCACCCTTGAACATGGCGACACCTTTGCTATCGTTGGTCCATCGGGCAGTGGTAAAACAACGTTGCTGGGACTTTGCGCCGGGCTGGACCGGGCTTCGTCGGGGAGCGTCTATCTAAACGATATACGGCTCGATACCCTGACCGAAGACCAGCGGGCGGCTGTTCGCAACCAGCACGTTGGTTTCATTTTCCAGAACTTCCAGCTTCTCCCCACGCTCACAGCGCTGGAAAACGTAATGGTACCACTTGAGTTACGGGGCGGCCCACGATTGGGAGAGAAAGGTGTTCAGAAAACCGCCCAGTCATTACTCGAACGCGTTGGACTCGGTAGCCGCGGCCACCATTACCCCACTCAACTCTCAGGGGGAGAGCAGCAACGGGTGTCGCTGGCACGAGCGTTTGCCAACCGCCCCAAACTACTGTTCGCCGACGAACCTACTGGTAATCTTGACGCCGACACCAGTGCTACGGTTGAAGAACTCCTTTTCGAGCTGAACCGCGAAGCCGGTACAACACTCGTGCTCGTTACCCATGATCTGGAACTAGCGGCCAAAACCGGCCGAACCATTCAAATCCGGGGGGGCCAGTTGGTCAGTGATTCGCGTGTACATATTTAA
- a CDS encoding arylesterase, producing MKFLHTIRIHHSLIGGLFMLATVWGCGSGDNQKASEGSSQSSSTAETPAAPAKKQTVLFYGNSLTAGYGVEPSQAFPALVGEKIDSAGLNYQIVNAGLSGETTAGGKSRISWVLRQPVAVFVLELGGNDGLRGLPLKATRENLQAIMDTVRKKSPEATIVLAGMQIPPNLGTSYTKEFRELFKELADKNKAVLIPFLLENVGGIPKLNQRDGIHPTPEGHKIVANTVWNVLKPVLEQKSAN from the coding sequence ATGAAGTTCTTACACACGATCAGAATACACCATTCTTTGATAGGCGGCTTATTTATGCTGGCAACGGTATGGGGCTGTGGTTCCGGCGACAATCAAAAGGCCTCCGAAGGCAGCAGTCAGTCTTCGTCAACGGCTGAAACACCGGCGGCACCCGCTAAGAAGCAGACCGTACTATTTTATGGCAACAGCCTGACGGCCGGTTATGGGGTTGAGCCCAGCCAGGCATTTCCAGCGCTGGTTGGCGAAAAGATTGACTCGGCGGGGTTGAACTACCAGATCGTCAACGCTGGATTGAGTGGTGAAACAACCGCTGGAGGTAAAAGCCGAATCAGTTGGGTGCTGCGGCAACCGGTAGCCGTGTTCGTGCTGGAACTGGGTGGTAACGATGGCCTTCGTGGTTTGCCACTCAAAGCAACCCGGGAAAACCTGCAGGCAATCATGGATACGGTACGGAAGAAGAGTCCGGAGGCAACCATCGTCCTGGCCGGTATGCAGATCCCGCCAAATTTGGGTACCAGCTACACCAAAGAATTTCGGGAGCTGTTCAAAGAGCTGGCCGACAAAAACAAAGCCGTGCTTATTCCCTTCCTGCTGGAAAACGTGGGTGGCATTCCGAAACTGAACCAGCGCGACGGCATTCACCCAACCCCCGAAGGACACAAGATTGTAGCTAATACCGTCTGGAACGTACTGAAGCCCGTATTGGAGCAGAAATCGGCGAACTAA
- a CDS encoding BamA/TamA family outer membrane protein: MSLSQPYRLSKTYRSGVRLLCLLALLLLNACNIAKHLPANERLYMGTDITINADSTVSESEQETMETTLSEIARPKPNAQLFGYPYKVGFYYLFGEPKKPKGFRAWFRRKFGQEPVFASARALSANVPIWEGTLENEGYFGSTVSGSLKEDGYKARGQYQVELKQRYLIDSVGFLGDSTPVRKALLTSGKQTVFKKGDPFRLTAINVERERIGQFIKQRGFYYFNTDYIAVLADNDSVAHRSKLYFAIKPEMPNAAGVPYSIRDVIIYANYNLSTAQSDTTQRRVESEEDFIVVDSARTYNPKLFRDIIAVRPGRKYNSRAQDLTLSRFINVGAFKFVRNRFEPSQQGDSAVLDAYYYLTPYPFKSVRLELDGTSRSNNFTGTQVIASWRNRNTLKRAELLTINANAGIEFQVGVGDDRSITNYRFGTDATLSFPRLVSPVRFRYDRRQALPKTNATVGYQLIKRGGLYDLNSFQTTFGYAWRQNLKVEHVFQPFNVNYILTSNVSDAVRDTLISQYVPEIVKRQFINIIGTQQLILSTLYTFNYNSSPRSDLPTTFRFTGNVEPAGNLASLFFRKQLPNDDRKGIFNVPYAQFLRLDADLRVYHKLNPNVTWASRLFGGIGITYGNSAGYQLPFTKQYFVGGSNSIRAFRPRAIGPGLYTRDTIRNVPLFQDGGGDVKLEASTEIRGKLNKYIELAAFVDAGNVWTYSNTGIFGEEAKFGPNFLKQIAIGTGVGLRIDLSYFLLRFDLATPLRKPYKTDGSEWVINKINFRDRDWRRQNLVFNIGVGYPF, translated from the coding sequence ATGTCTTTGTCCCAACCCTATCGTTTGTCAAAAACGTACCGATCAGGTGTTCGTTTGCTGTGTCTACTGGCTTTGCTGTTGCTCAATGCCTGTAACATTGCCAAGCACCTGCCCGCGAACGAACGATTGTATATGGGCACTGACATTACGATCAATGCCGACTCAACCGTTTCTGAATCGGAGCAGGAAACAATGGAAACAACATTAAGCGAAATAGCCCGTCCCAAGCCCAATGCTCAGCTTTTTGGTTACCCTTATAAAGTCGGTTTTTACTACCTCTTCGGCGAGCCTAAAAAGCCGAAGGGCTTCCGCGCCTGGTTTCGGCGAAAGTTTGGTCAGGAACCTGTCTTTGCCAGTGCGCGGGCTTTATCCGCTAACGTCCCTATCTGGGAGGGAACGCTCGAGAACGAGGGTTATTTCGGATCTACCGTCAGTGGCTCGCTCAAAGAGGATGGCTACAAGGCGCGGGGGCAATACCAGGTAGAACTCAAGCAGCGTTACCTGATCGATTCCGTCGGTTTTCTGGGCGATTCAACCCCGGTCCGCAAAGCCCTGCTGACCTCAGGCAAACAGACCGTCTTCAAAAAGGGTGACCCTTTCCGGCTGACGGCTATCAATGTCGAGCGGGAGCGGATCGGGCAGTTTATTAAGCAGCGCGGCTTCTATTATTTCAATACCGACTACATTGCCGTTCTGGCCGACAACGACTCGGTAGCGCACCGGTCGAAACTGTATTTCGCGATCAAGCCCGAAATGCCGAACGCAGCCGGGGTTCCCTACTCGATCCGGGATGTTATCATCTACGCCAACTACAACCTGTCGACAGCGCAGAGTGACACGACCCAGCGCCGGGTTGAGAGCGAAGAAGATTTTATTGTGGTCGACTCCGCCCGGACGTATAACCCCAAGCTTTTCCGGGATATTATTGCCGTACGACCTGGCCGGAAATACAATAGCCGCGCGCAGGATTTAACCCTATCCCGCTTCATCAACGTAGGGGCCTTCAAGTTTGTCCGAAACCGTTTTGAGCCATCGCAGCAGGGCGACTCTGCCGTACTGGACGCGTATTATTACCTGACTCCCTATCCGTTCAAATCGGTACGGTTAGAGCTGGATGGTACGTCCCGATCAAACAACTTTACCGGTACACAGGTCATTGCGAGCTGGCGAAACCGAAATACGCTCAAACGCGCCGAACTGCTGACGATTAATGCCAACGCAGGTATCGAGTTTCAGGTAGGTGTGGGCGATGATCGAAGCATAACAAACTATCGCTTTGGTACCGATGCTACGTTGAGCTTCCCCCGATTAGTCAGCCCAGTTCGTTTCCGATATGATCGGCGGCAGGCACTGCCAAAAACGAATGCGACTGTTGGATACCAGCTCATTAAGCGAGGAGGCTTATATGACCTCAATTCATTCCAGACAACATTTGGCTATGCCTGGCGCCAGAATTTGAAGGTTGAACACGTCTTTCAACCGTTCAATGTCAATTATATCCTGACATCTAATGTTAGTGATGCTGTTCGCGATACTCTAATTAGCCAGTATGTACCTGAAATCGTCAAGCGACAGTTTATAAACATCATTGGCACTCAGCAGCTTATTCTCAGTACACTCTACACCTTCAATTACAACTCTTCTCCCCGATCGGATTTACCTACTACATTTCGCTTTACAGGAAACGTTGAACCTGCAGGTAATTTAGCGAGTCTCTTTTTCCGTAAACAATTACCTAACGATGACCGAAAAGGTATTTTTAACGTACCCTATGCACAGTTTTTACGACTTGATGCAGACCTTAGAGTTTACCACAAACTGAACCCTAACGTAACATGGGCCAGTCGGTTGTTTGGCGGTATTGGCATTACATATGGTAATTCTGCGGGTTATCAATTACCTTTTACGAAGCAGTACTTTGTGGGTGGCAGTAATAGTATCCGCGCCTTCCGGCCACGGGCCATCGGGCCAGGTCTGTACACGCGAGATACAATCCGCAACGTTCCTCTTTTTCAGGATGGTGGTGGCGATGTCAAGCTGGAAGCTAGTACAGAGATACGAGGTAAACTCAATAAATACATTGAGTTAGCCGCTTTTGTTGACGCAGGTAACGTTTGGACGTATTCCAATACGGGTATCTTTGGTGAAGAAGCTAAGTTTGGCCCCAACTTCCTGAAGCAAATCGCCATTGGTACAGGTGTCGGCTTGCGGATCGACTTATCCTACTTCCTGTTACGTTTCGATCTGGCAACGCCACTCCGCAAACCTTATAAAACCGACGGCAGCGAGTGGGTCATCAACAAGATCAACTTCCGCGACCGAGACTGGCGACGACAAAATCTGGTGTTTAACATCGGTGTTGGTTACCCGTTTTAG
- a CDS encoding translocation/assembly module TamB domain-containing protein: protein MSKIIVRILLGILALVLLLVGFVVLVATTPWGQQFVTNQVNSYLAQKLESPFRIGRIGYSIPDWIELEDVYFKTPKGDTLINGGRMRVDLDMWGLLQNRIALNQIQLERVNLNIKRTLPDTTFNFQYILDAFDTGAAPEPSDTVSTPMAINLSGIQLKDVRIRYKDDVVGANVNAYVDSLRANFNKTDVNTSLYHLSDVTVDGLNVVTRLYEGLPTPPSPPSDPADSLDIGLGKWTVNRAKWDVRVETADFATKGSIGRLAMESDYFYLNGSKIGLKSLDLANADIAATLTKPTKPASKTPTPAEPASTEPGWQAKLTNVRFANNRIKFDDETAPRQKQGLDYGHLDLQNLGIDGRFLNYADRGEKGMLVSGQLRNGRFRSTSGFFLQKFDANLLYTDTTTTVTNLYVQTPTSVIRDQVVLRYDSLGQLTNPRFANRVNVRVNLRQSVLSVKDVLQLAPFLADTPPFTDDSGLFRANAQAVGTLAALNLPRLEFSLLSGTNLRASGRLTNVTDPERLGVDITIQDATTRLADINRLVPKGTIPESVALPPTFKLAGKIQGALNDLILDAKLKTEWGAADFDGRLAGFVTGKNQTYKGTLNLVDFDAGKWIKQPETAGKITGRATVNGRGIDVNTLSTTFDVNISSAVLSGYRYQNLDVNGNLNNGLLAVQGTLKDPNANVALDTKVGLKGEFPSIAGQVAISELNLQKLKLYNEPLSLKGKINLNMASVDPAKPVGTVEASDAVISMNGQNYAVDSLYARLGADGKNKSVLAQLPGARLNLNGQFEYTQLYDILAGEISKYISVPSLTYKTIPPPYAFTLDLRAYQNPIFKAFVPALTRLDTVRLSAYLDNTRDTTLSATLRTGVIVYDTTTIKGANLALRGAGNTLNVNGRVDGILYDGLNIRETDLVGTAADNKFRFSVVNKDSLSQELHGVAGTLSVIDSTYRFQFARNGLLTNYQRWQTDTSGFAQYSPDGVLINNLRLEQGNQSLEISSTEPYDNAPIRVTTRAIDIANLARLANQDTTLADGKLNGTVVVRDYMGENSKLAFIGSVYVDSLDVMSQPIGNLTARFGNTPEGKINVNTTLAGTYNDVTVTGFYNPEDAKNALNLAINLKRLDARTVEAFSFGELRQAKGKLTGQFTVAGSTESPKLDGSVAFDSVAFNIKQLNATYSINQEKLSFSGQTITIDDFDIQDTRGRTLTMDGAVELKNIPDVAYNLRIRADHFQVLNAARKDNDYAYGQASITADLRVKGTGTSPSITGKIKMDEDSKVSLVLPDESLEVSDLEKVVTFIDHRDSLALTKYLIQPKPDSTRPRLAFDQLTNSTISLDLEVDEKSELTIIVDELNGDYLRARGNAQLNVTLNQAGELSVLGRYDVTEGEYLMTYQVLKRQFVLEKGGYISFSGDPLKADLNLTAIYKVSVPPADLIGNEQTTVNASAVKRRLPFEVALNISNNLSSPKLDFDIRLPSGEQGEVGANSTLGTSIENKLRTLRQDPSQINKQVFALLVLNRFLPENTSDFFSGSDNGGLNNQAEGLARSSVSKLISQQLGNLASNVLKGFDVDFDLLSQTGSANTGGLTNGARTDLNVGLSRSFLEGRLTVSVGRNFVLENTAQSATRNPNEVFDNVSVNYSLTRDGRYLLRGYRKNDYQAILDGYIIETGVGFIITLDYNTFANAFRRTSLGKPAPATPLSN from the coding sequence GTGTCGAAAATTATCGTTAGAATTCTTCTTGGTATCCTTGCACTGGTGCTCCTGCTGGTGGGCTTTGTCGTGCTTGTTGCAACGACGCCCTGGGGACAGCAGTTCGTAACGAATCAGGTCAATTCCTACCTTGCTCAAAAACTCGAATCCCCGTTTCGTATTGGCCGTATCGGCTACTCCATTCCCGACTGGATCGAACTCGAAGACGTTTATTTCAAGACACCCAAGGGCGATACGCTGATCAATGGCGGTCGGATGCGGGTCGACCTCGATATGTGGGGTCTGCTGCAGAACCGGATCGCGCTGAACCAGATTCAGCTGGAACGAGTCAATCTGAATATCAAGCGCACCCTGCCCGATACGACCTTCAATTTTCAATACATTCTTGATGCGTTCGACACAGGAGCTGCGCCGGAACCATCCGATACGGTGTCGACTCCCATGGCTATTAATCTGTCCGGGATTCAGCTGAAAGATGTCCGGATCAGGTACAAAGACGACGTAGTAGGGGCCAATGTCAACGCTTACGTCGACAGTCTGCGCGCTAATTTTAACAAGACAGACGTCAATACATCGCTGTACCATCTATCAGATGTAACAGTAGACGGCCTGAACGTAGTGACACGTTTGTACGAAGGCTTGCCAACGCCCCCCAGTCCGCCTTCCGATCCTGCTGATTCACTGGACATTGGCCTGGGCAAGTGGACCGTCAACCGGGCGAAATGGGATGTGCGCGTCGAAACGGCCGACTTCGCCACCAAAGGCAGCATCGGCCGGCTGGCGATGGAGTCGGATTATTTCTACCTGAACGGCTCGAAAATTGGTCTGAAATCACTGGACCTCGCGAACGCCGACATTGCGGCTACGCTCACCAAACCAACAAAGCCCGCGTCTAAAACGCCGACACCCGCCGAACCGGCCAGTACAGAACCGGGCTGGCAAGCGAAACTGACCAATGTTCGCTTCGCCAACAACCGAATCAAGTTTGACGATGAAACCGCACCCCGTCAGAAACAGGGGCTGGATTACGGCCACCTCGATCTTCAGAATCTGGGCATCGACGGTCGTTTTCTGAATTATGCCGATCGGGGCGAAAAGGGAATGCTCGTCAGCGGTCAGCTTCGCAACGGCCGGTTCCGCTCGACGAGTGGTTTCTTCCTGCAGAAGTTCGACGCCAATCTGCTGTACACCGATACCACGACAACAGTGACGAATCTATACGTTCAGACGCCTACTTCGGTCATTCGTGATCAGGTGGTGCTGCGTTACGACTCGCTGGGTCAGTTGACAAATCCACGCTTCGCGAACCGAGTCAATGTGCGGGTCAATCTGCGGCAGAGTGTGCTGTCGGTGAAAGACGTGCTGCAACTAGCCCCGTTTCTCGCCGACACGCCACCCTTCACGGACGACAGCGGTCTTTTCCGGGCAAACGCGCAGGCCGTTGGTACGCTGGCCGCCCTGAATCTACCCCGGCTGGAGTTCAGCCTGCTGTCGGGTACGAACCTGCGGGCCAGTGGCCGGCTGACAAACGTAACAGATCCGGAGCGACTGGGCGTAGACATTACGATTCAGGATGCTACCACGCGCCTGGCCGATATTAACCGACTGGTTCCTAAAGGCACCATTCCCGAATCGGTTGCCCTGCCGCCAACGTTCAAACTGGCCGGAAAAATCCAGGGGGCGCTCAATGACCTGATCCTGGACGCCAAACTGAAAACCGAGTGGGGTGCCGCCGACTTCGACGGGCGTCTGGCCGGTTTTGTTACGGGCAAAAATCAGACCTACAAAGGCACACTGAACCTGGTCGATTTCGACGCCGGTAAGTGGATTAAACAACCCGAAACGGCGGGTAAAATCACGGGACGCGCTACGGTTAACGGGCGGGGGATTGATGTCAATACCCTTTCGACTACGTTTGATGTCAACATCAGTTCGGCAGTGCTAAGCGGGTACCGCTACCAGAATCTGGACGTGAACGGGAACCTTAACAATGGTCTGCTGGCTGTTCAGGGAACGTTGAAAGACCCGAACGCCAACGTAGCGCTCGACACCAAAGTCGGGTTGAAAGGGGAATTTCCAAGTATAGCCGGGCAGGTGGCCATCAGCGAACTGAATCTGCAGAAGCTGAAACTCTACAACGAACCGCTCTCGCTGAAAGGTAAGATCAACCTGAATATGGCCTCGGTCGATCCGGCAAAACCCGTCGGTACGGTCGAAGCGAGCGATGCTGTCATCAGCATGAACGGACAGAATTACGCGGTTGATTCACTGTACGCCCGACTCGGCGCCGACGGGAAAAATAAGAGCGTACTGGCTCAGCTGCCGGGTGCACGACTGAACCTGAACGGCCAGTTCGAATACACTCAGTTATATGACATCCTTGCGGGCGAAATCAGCAAATACATTTCTGTGCCGTCGCTTACGTACAAAACGATTCCTCCGCCCTACGCCTTTACACTGGACCTGAGAGCCTACCAGAACCCGATCTTTAAGGCGTTTGTGCCCGCCCTTACCCGATTGGACACGGTACGGCTGAGTGCCTATCTGGACAATACCCGCGATACGACGCTGTCGGCTACCCTGCGGACTGGGGTTATCGTTTATGATACAACCACCATCAAGGGGGCTAATCTGGCGCTGCGGGGTGCTGGCAACACGTTAAACGTAAACGGTCGCGTCGACGGTATTCTGTATGATGGCCTGAACATCCGCGAAACCGATCTGGTGGGTACGGCGGCTGATAACAAATTCCGATTTTCAGTCGTCAACAAAGACTCCCTTAGCCAGGAACTGCATGGCGTGGCCGGTACCCTGAGCGTTATCGATTCGACTTACCGCTTCCAGTTTGCGCGGAATGGTCTCCTGACGAACTACCAGCGATGGCAGACCGATACAAGCGGCTTTGCGCAGTATAGTCCGGATGGCGTGCTTATCAATAACCTGCGGCTTGAGCAGGGTAATCAGTCCCTGGAGATAAGCAGTACCGAGCCGTATGACAACGCGCCAATCCGGGTAACAACCCGTGCCATTGACATTGCGAACCTGGCTCGGCTGGCCAATCAGGACACGACACTGGCCGACGGTAAACTCAACGGTACAGTGGTTGTCCGGGACTATATGGGCGAGAACAGCAAGCTGGCCTTTATCGGCTCAGTCTATGTCGATAGTCTGGACGTTATGAGCCAGCCGATCGGTAACCTGACCGCCCGGTTCGGCAACACGCCGGAAGGAAAAATCAACGTCAATACAACCCTGGCTGGCACTTACAACGACGTTACGGTAACTGGCTTCTACAATCCGGAAGATGCCAAGAACGCCCTCAACCTGGCCATCAATCTGAAACGACTCGACGCCCGTACGGTCGAAGCCTTCAGCTTTGGCGAACTACGTCAGGCCAAGGGAAAACTCACGGGTCAGTTTACGGTAGCAGGGTCAACCGAGAGCCCAAAACTGGATGGCAGCGTGGCCTTCGATTCGGTCGCCTTCAACATCAAACAGCTGAACGCGACGTACAGCATTAATCAGGAAAAACTGAGCTTCTCGGGCCAGACGATCACGATTGACGATTTTGACATTCAGGATACCAGGGGTCGGACGCTGACGATGGACGGCGCGGTCGAACTCAAAAATATTCCGGACGTAGCGTATAATCTGCGTATCCGGGCCGACCATTTCCAGGTACTGAACGCAGCGCGGAAAGACAATGATTATGCCTATGGACAGGCAAGCATTACGGCTGATCTGCGCGTAAAAGGAACCGGAACCAGTCCGTCCATAACCGGTAAGATCAAAATGGACGAAGACAGTAAAGTATCGCTGGTGCTCCCCGACGAATCACTGGAAGTGAGCGATCTGGAAAAAGTCGTTACGTTCATTGACCACCGCGATTCGCTGGCATTGACAAAGTACCTCATCCAGCCGAAACCAGATAGTACCCGCCCCCGGCTGGCGTTCGATCAACTGACGAACTCGACAATCTCGCTGGACCTCGAAGTCGACGAAAAATCGGAACTGACCATTATTGTCGATGAACTGAATGGCGATTACCTGAGGGCCCGGGGGAATGCGCAGCTCAACGTAACGCTCAACCAGGCTGGTGAACTATCGGTACTGGGCCGTTATGACGTAACGGAGGGTGAATACCTGATGACGTACCAGGTATTGAAACGCCAGTTTGTGCTGGAAAAAGGTGGCTATATCAGCTTCTCCGGCGATCCGCTGAAAGCAGACCTTAATCTGACCGCCATTTACAAGGTCTCGGTTCCCCCGGCCGACCTGATTGGTAACGAGCAGACGACGGTTAATGCCTCTGCGGTCAAGCGTCGGTTACCATTCGAAGTGGCCCTTAACATCAGCAATAACCTGTCTTCCCCCAAGCTGGATTTCGACATTCGCCTGCCGAGTGGCGAACAGGGCGAGGTAGGGGCTAACAGTACGCTGGGTACCAGTATCGAAAACAAGCTGCGTACGTTGCGGCAGGATCCTTCGCAGATCAACAAACAGGTCTTCGCGCTACTAGTCCTGAACCGGTTCTTACCGGAGAACACGTCTGATTTCTTCTCCGGATCAGACAACGGTGGACTGAATAACCAGGCCGAGGGGCTGGCCCGGAGCAGCGTATCGAAACTGATTTCGCAGCAGTTGGGTAACCTGGCCTCAAACGTACTGAAAGGATTTGATGTCGACTTTGATCTGCTTTCGCAGACTGGTAGCGCTAACACCGGCGGCCTAACCAACGGTGCCCGTACTGACCTGAACGTCGGCCTGTCCCGGAGCTTCTTGGAAGGCCGGTTGACGGTATCGGTAGGCCGGAACTTCGTGCTGGAAAACACGGCCCAGAGCGCGACCCGAAACCCCAACGAGGTGTTCGATAACGTGTCGGTCAACTACAGCCTGACGCGGGACGGACGCTACCTGCTGCGCGGCTACCGCAAGAACGACTACCAGGCCATTCTGGACGGCTACATCATTGAAACGGGTGTTGGCTTCATCATTACGCTCGACTACAATACGTTCGCGAACGCTTTCCGCCGGACTTCGCTGGGCAAGCCAGCCCCGGCTACACCCCTCAGTAATTAA
- a CDS encoding TerC family protein, protein MSELFTAESIISLLTLTFLEIVLGIDNIIFISIAANKLAPQDQGRARNIGLILAMAFRLALLTVISFVISLSKPFTHIDAGWFKAALTGQSLILFAGGLFLLYKATSEIHHKLEGGEGEQEAGSVKSKTTISSVVTQIAITNIVFSIDSILTAIGLTQNVTIMMIAVILSIGIMMFFAGPVGKFVNEHPTIQMLGLAFLIMIGFMLVAEGAHLSEVVIFNQEVGTVPKGYLYFAIAFSLLVEFLNIRLRKTQKPVQLRGYEGEAHREGII, encoded by the coding sequence ATGAGCGAGTTATTTACTGCTGAGTCCATTATCAGCCTGTTGACCCTGACATTTCTGGAGATTGTTCTGGGAATTGACAACATCATTTTTATTTCCATTGCGGCTAACAAGCTGGCACCTCAGGATCAAGGCAGAGCACGGAATATCGGGCTCATCCTGGCTATGGCGTTCCGGCTGGCGTTGCTGACGGTGATTTCGTTTGTTATCTCACTAAGTAAGCCATTTACGCATATTGACGCGGGCTGGTTCAAGGCAGCCCTGACGGGACAAAGCCTGATTCTGTTTGCCGGCGGTCTGTTTCTGCTCTATAAAGCTACCTCCGAAATTCACCATAAGCTGGAAGGTGGCGAAGGTGAACAGGAAGCTGGTAGTGTAAAAAGTAAGACAACGATCAGCAGCGTGGTTACGCAGATCGCCATTACCAACATCGTTTTCTCAATCGACTCGATCCTGACGGCTATTGGTCTGACCCAGAACGTAACGATCATGATGATTGCCGTTATTCTGTCGATTGGCATTATGATGTTCTTTGCCGGGCCCGTGGGTAAGTTCGTGAATGAACACCCAACAATCCAGATGCTTGGCCTTGCCTTCCTGATCATGATCGGGTTCATGCTCGTGGCCGAAGGAGCTCACCTGTCGGAGGTGGTCATCTTCAACCAGGAGGTTGGCACCGTGCCGAAAGGGTATCTGTATTTTGCCATTGCGTTCTCGCTGCTGGTCGAGTTCCTGAACATCCGACTGCGGAAAACGCAGAAACCGGTGCAACTTCGTGGCTATGAAGGCGAGGCTCATCGCGAAGGAATCATTTAA